Part of the Candidatus Schekmanbacteria bacterium genome, CGTTGATTCCATCGCCAATCATTGCCACGATTTCACCTGTCTCTTTCATTTTTGTTATGTGTAAAACCTTATCTTCGGGCAATAATTCTGCTTCGACTCTGTCAAATCCAATGCCTTCGGAAATTTTTTTGGCTGATTCTTTTCTGTCGCCTGTCAACATTACTATGCTTTTGGCGCCAAGACTTTTCAAATCGTTTATAGTTTCGCTCACTTCCTTTCGAATAGTGTCAGAAATGCTAATTACACCTGCAAGTTTACCGTTGAATCCAACACAGACTGTAGTATTTCCTTCATTTGCCTTTGTATCGATATATTTGCAGACCTCTTCGGGAAGTTCTATATTCTCATCTTTAAACATTAATGGGTTGCCAATTATAATCTCATCATTGCCGCTAATTACCTTTACTCCTTTACCTACTATCGTTTTACTCTTATCAGGAGGAGTTATAATCAATCCCTTTTCTTCTGCTTTTGATAAGATTGCATTTGCAAGAGAATGAGTTGAGTGTTTTTCTGCAATTGCGGCAAGCTCGAGGACGGCATCCTCGCTGAATGTACTAAAACTTTTAATCTCATCTACTCGAGCTACACCAAGTGTTACTGTGCCTGTTTTGTCAAAAACAAAGGATGTCAGTTTGCCCATATTTTCTAATATTGCGCCGCCCTTTATGAGTATTCCTTTACGTGCTGCATTTCCGATTCCTGCAACTACTGCAGTGGGGGTGGCGATTACAAGTGCGCAAGGGCAGGCAACTACGAGAATAGAAACTGCCCTTAAAATTTCGCCTGTGATTAGATAGACAATGGCACTGAATAGCAAGATAGCAGGAGTAAACCATCCTGAAAATCTGTCTGCAATTCTTTCAATAGGAGGCTTTTTTGACTGCGCCTCCTTGACCATCTCGATTATCTTTGCAAGCGTTGTTTGGCTTCCAACTCTTGTTGCCCTTACAATAATGACGCCATTTTTATTTATTGTACCACTAAAAACTCCGTTGCCTTCTTCTTTATTGACAGGTAGTGCTTCGCCAGTTATTGCCGATTCGTCAACTTCTGCAAATCCTCTTTCGACAATTCCATCAACAGGAATTTTTTCACCCGGCTTAACAATAACCAATTCACCTTTTTGAACTTCTTCAGTTGAAACAGTTATTTCTCTGCCGCCTCTGATAACAGTGGCATAGTCAGGTGTAATTTCTATAAGCTTTCTAATGGCATCTCCTGTTTTTGCAATGGTTATATCTTCAAGCAATTCACCTACATTCATCATAAGCACGACGATTGCGCCTGCTAAATATTCGCCTACCCATATGGAGGCAAAAAGGGCAAGTGTGACCAAAAATTCGGCATTCAACCGTTTATCTTCAAAGATTGCCCTTATGGAATTTTTTATTATAGGCAGTCCGCTCAAGGCGCAGGCGGCTAATGATAGATTGATACCAATCGATGTTTTATCACCTCCTAAGAAGAAGGACAAAGAGATCAATATTACTGACAGGGCAGGTGAAAAGAAGGGCTCTATTTTTTCAGGTTCTGAGGTCCAAAAGGATTCGGATTCTTTATGTTTGTGATCAATCTTTCCTTCTATGACAGCTTCTCTACTTATATCATGCATATTTATTTACCTTGCTCTATTTCCATGAAAAATTGAGGTTTAGGAAACTTCCAAGACAGATAAATATAGTAATAATAGATGCAGTGAGCAATTCGCCGTAAAAGAGAAGGCCAATAAGAAATATTGCCACTACCAATTCGGGCAGGATTCTTTTTCTTAAAAGACCGTCGAAAATTGCGTTTTTCAACAATGGGAAAAGGCCTATAACGACAACTACGACAAGCAAACCGTCTGCAAGCTCAGTTTTCATCGATACTGTTTGATGAACAACTAAAAGTATGCTCATAAAAATTAGGGTAAACCAATCTCTGAGAGGATTATTGAAAATCCTGTGTATCATAGAATCCTCTTGAGGGTCGTGTTTGTGATAATGGGCGTGGCGTATCTGATGAGAATGTTCATGCACATGATTGTAAGCCCGGGATTCAAAATGTTCATCGTGGCTGTGATCGAAATGATAGTGTCCTTCAAAATCTTCGTGTTGATGATCGTGGCCTGTCAACTCATCATTATGATGGTGATGGTTATGGCTGTGATGATTATGTGTATGGCTTGAATGGGTATGGCTGTCATCGTGACTGTGGTTATGTTCTTTGCTTTTTCCATCAGAAGATGTTTTTTTAAAAATTTCGTCTCTATTTATGTCATGCATTTTTTTATCCTCATAATAAAATTGCTCTTTATTGGTGTTCTATAGAAGCTTCAGCCTTCTTTGAGCTTTTTCCTTTCTTCTTTGAACCTCTTGCTGCTTTTTCCTCCATCTGTTTTGCGTAGTCTAAAACCTGTTGAAACTTACCCTTTGATAATTCGGCATCTTCGAAGGGAGTACGCCTCATTCTAAACCCCAGTGTCAGCTCACTTGCAAGACGAACATCATCTTCTGTGACTTCAGTCCTGCCATCATAAGCTGCTTTTGTTTTTGCACCTCTTGTAATAATGATGTCTGGCCTGTGTCCATCAACATCGAGCTCGATGCACATACGGGCGATTATACGTAAAAAATATTCAGAGATTTTGACCTTATCAAGAAGTTTTCGTGCACTAATGATTTTTTTGGTGATTTCCTTATTCTGTTTTTCAAATCGAGACTTGAAAAGAATAGGGTCTTCTTCAAATTCGCGTATCCTCTTTGCAATTAGCATTCTTGAATTGATATCTGAAATTCCCTTTACCTCTACATGAAAGGCTAAGCGGTCATGGAGTTGGGGTCTAAGTTCTCCTTCTTCAGGATTCATTGTTCCAACTAAAATGAAGTTTGCAGGGTGTGAAATTGAAACACCTTCCCTTTCTACGATATTAACCCCCATTGCTGCAGAATCAAGAAGAACATCCATTATATGGTCATCGAGGAGATTTATGTTGTCAATGTAAAGAATTCCTCTGTTAGCCTCTGCCAAAATGCCTGTTTCAAGCGCTTTTATTCCTTCTTTAATTGCCCTTTCGATATTTAATGTTCCTACTACACGGTCTTCTGTTGCTCCAACAGGAAGCTCGGCTATATGCATTTTTTGCTTAACAGCTTCAAGCTTTTTTCCGGATTCAATGGCTTCTCTGCATATGGAACACATCTTTGCAGGCTCATCAGGATCACATCGAAAACGGCAGGATTTTACAACTTTGATTTCAGGCAGGACATCTGTCAATCCTCTCACAGCAATTGTCTTCCCTGTTCCTCTTTCACCTCTAATCAAAACTCCTCCGATTTGAGGATTTATGGCATTCAGAAGAAGTGCAAGTTTCATCTTTTCCTGTCCTACAATGGCAGAGAAAGGAAAATTTGTTCTTTTAGAAGAAAAACTTGAATTTTCAGTTGTTGCCTTTTTCTTTTTATTATTCATCATTGAGCATCTCCAATTGTATTAGTTATCTTACTGATAGAAGATTTTGTTTCTCAGCTTCTTTGAAGGCAATTTGCTTCTCCAGTGTAATCAGCGAACCAAGACTTTGGTAGTTGAGTTGGTCGATGCGGTAGTATTTAGCCGCAAGAGCATCAGCTATATCTTTTGCAAAGCCGTATGAAAAATTTAGAAATCTCATCTTCTTTGTTACTTCTGTATCAATTACAACTGAATAGATACCTTCTGCCGCTATCATTTCAGACAGCTTTTTTATTTCTTCCATAGGGTCTGCTTCAGGGACAATTGGTATATTGGCTCTTCCGTCTGTGAGAAGGACAAGAAGAGGAATAATTGTTGGATCCTTCTTCATTTCATTTTTTATGAGATTCATTGCTTTCATAAGTCCCAAACCCAAAGGAGTCTTGCCGCCTGTGGGAAGTGTAGTGAGCAGTTTTTTGGCAAGCTCGACACCATTTGTGGGCGGCAGGATTACCTGAGCATCATTTCCTCTGAAAGCTACCATTGCCACTCTATCCCGGCTCTGATAAGCGTCCATTAATAACGAAAAGACTGTTCCTTTTGCGCATTCCATTCTATCCATTGCCCCCATTGTGCCGCTTGCATCTACAAGAAGGACAATTAGGGCAGAAGCTTTGCTTTGCCTCACCTTTTTTCTTATGTCTTCCTTCTTGATGATGAGTGCATGAGAAACAGAAGTGCCTTCTCTTCTTCTTTTTTGGTGAGGTGCAGCAGAGCGGACAGTTGCGTCAAATGCGATGTCGCTTATATCTTCTTTTGGAATAGTATGCTTGATATATCTTCCCTTGCGTCCAGAAGTTATCGACTTGATTCTCTTTCCAGACCCGGATCTCATTTTGCGGTCAGCTTTTCTTTTGGTCATTTGTTTTGGAATTTCTACAGGTGTTCCAATTCTGTGAATTTGTCCTTCAATGGTTTCTTCCTGTTCATCTGCCGCTTCAAGCTCTGTGTCGGAGTCTGCAGGCGGCATAAAGTCTTCCATTTCCTGTGAAAGCTCATCTACGAGCTGGTCAATCATTTCCTCATTGGGAGTTTCTTCTCCATAAGGGAGTGAGCGTATTCTAAAGGGTAAAATCAACTCACCTGCTTTTTTTATATGGCTCTGCGTCAATTCTTTTGTGCTTTCAAAAGCTGCTAAGGCTGATGCTGTTTTGAGTATCATATTCTCAGGCCTATGGCCTTCTACATCGAGCTCTTTGCACATTTTGCAGACAAGAAGCATCATTCGGTCTGATATCGATATTTCCTTCAAAAGCTTTTGAGCATCGATTATTTGTTTCCTCAATTTTCTGTTTTCTTTTTCATATTTTTTCCTGAACTTTTCAGGATTACTTTCAAATTCATTCCTAAGATTTGTAACTTTTATGCGCTCTTCTACTGATTCAAGAGCCTTTACCTCTACATGAAGAGCAATTCTATCGAGAAGCTGTGGACGAAGCTCACCTTCTTCAGGATTCATGGTGCCTATCAAGATAAAGCGCGATGGATGAGAAAATGATATTCCTTCCCTTTCAACTGTATTTACACCAGATGCAGCTGCATCGAGAAGGACATCTACTACATGGTCATCGAGAAGATTTATTTCGTCTACATAAAGAATTCCCTGATTTGCTTCTGCAAGCATACCCGGTTCTATGACGCGTTTGCCGAATTTGACTGCCTGTTCGATATCAAGACTGCCGATTAGTCGGTCTTCTGTCAGTCCAAGTGGTAAGTCAACGACTTTGATTTGCTGTTTCGTGATTTTTAGCTTCTTTCCTTCTAATATAGCGCTTTTGCAATTTGGACAAAGCTCTGTAAAGATATGAGGATTGCAGTTGAAGGGACATCCCTCTACGATATCTATCTCAGGTAAAATCTCAGCAAGAGCTCTTACAAAAGTTGACTTGCCTGTTCCTTTTTCGCCTCTAATAAGAACGCCTCCTATTTTTGGATTAATTGCGTTCAAGATAAGGGCAAGCTTCATATTCTCCTGCCCCACCATTGCAGAGAAAGGATAAAGAAGCCTTTTTGTCTTTATTTTTTTTCCCATATCAGCCAATTTTCATTCCTTTTTCTTTTGAAAGACGGTCAATGACTTCATCAATAATGTTGATATGATGGTCTTCAGATTTGAAAGGAATTCTTTTTATTCTAAATGTCAAAATAAATTTTGCCGCTTTCTTGATATCTGAAATGGTAAGCTTTTTCCTTCCTCTGAAGGCGGCAAGAGTTATTGCTGTTTTCATTACCATCGAGTCAGGTCTGTGGCCTTCAACTTCAAGCTCTTGACAAAGCCTGCATACAAGTTTCAGGGCATTTTCATTAACCTGTACTGACTTGATATTCTTTGAAGCCCTTATGATCTTTTTCCTCAAATTATCGCTTTGCTTGGAATATTTTTTATTAAAGGCTATAGGATCTTTTTCAAATTCATTTCTCAGCAATGTGATATTTACTCTATCATCAACATTCCGCAAGCCTTCAACATCGATATGTATTGCTATTCTATCAAGAAGCTGTGGACGAAGCTCGCCTTCTTCAGGATTCATAGTCCCTACAAGAATGAATTTAGACGGATGAGAAAATGAAATACCTTCACGCTCAACTACATTGATTCCTGATGTTGCCGCATCGAGAAGCACATCTACTACATGGTCATCAAGAAGATTTATTTCATCTACATATAAAATTCCTCCATTTACTTCAGCAAGAATTCCCGGTTCAAGGTCCCTTTTGCCTTCTTTTATTGCACTTTCAATATCGAGACTTCCTATTAGACGGTCTTCAGTGACACCCAGAGGAAGGTCGACAACCTTCATCTTTCTTTTTTCAACAGAAAATTTTTCACCCTTTTCAAGCAGTGAAGTGCATTTAGGACACAATCCTGAATCGCCATTCGGTGAGCAATTGAAAGGACAACCTTTGACAACACTTATTTCAGGAAGGATTTCTGCAAGTGCTCTGACGGCTGTAGATTTTCCTGTGCCTTTTTCTCCTCTTATCAGGACACCTCCTATGGAAGGGTTTGCGGCATTCAGGGAGAGTGCAAGTTTCATATCTTCCTGTCCAACTATTGCAACAAAGGGATATAAAGTTCGTTTAACTTTCTGTATTCTTTTATTCATTCAATAGTTCCGTCCTTTGAATTTTTTGCTTTATTTCAATTGGATGGTATGGTTAAGCTAATTACTCTTCCTGCTCTTCTATTTCTGATTCTATTTCAAGATAGATCTTTTTTAGTTTCTCAATTTCTTCTTCCGTGGCGTCCCATATTCCTCGATTGAATGCTTCCATTAAGCGATTTAGCTGATGCTCGACAGCCCAGATGTTTTCCTTCATCATACTTTTTCTGACCTTTTCATCGAAGAGATACTTTTCAGCAACCTGACTCCATACCCAGTTATCCACTGATTCAGCAGTAGCCGACCATCCAACCAGATGCTCAACTCTTTTGCTAATATTCTTCACTCCTCTATATCCGCTTGAAATCTGGCCTTCAATCCATTTTGGGTTGAAAAGCTTTGTCTTTGCTTCATATTCAAGGGTTGATTTTATGTTTTTTGTACTGATTCTATCCTTTGTTGTATCAGCTACCAGCACTGTTGGTTTTGATTTTGCCTTTTTCCCGCTCCTTCTTTTTACATTTTCAACGGATTTTGCCATTCCTCCTAAAAATTCGTAATAATGGTCCAAGTCAGCCATTCCATATTCATCACTGCTTCTTACTTGTGCCACTACATCTACTTTATCAAGCACTTCACGAAATGTATCTGTATTTGATACAGCATAATAGGAATCACCATATATGTGAGACATCTTTGCTATGTGCAAATTTGCAATTTCATCGCTTTCTTCCCATTCGGCAGTTTCTATGAGCTGAGTTACATCCGTGCCGTAATTGGTGGCAGAGGGACCAAAAATTCGTGCCCTTGAAAGGGCATCGGCTTCACTCTTTGGGACACCTTTATCCACAAGCACTTTCCTGATTTCGTCTGAATGTTTTTTTACAAAGTTTTTGCTGTGTGGCTCATCAAGGTCTGCAACCAAATTGAAGGCTCGATCGATAATTTTCAACAATACAGGGAATGTATCCCTAAAGATTCCACAGATTTCTACTGCAACATCGAGTCTTGGCCTCCCAAGTTTGTCAAGGGGAATTGGTTTGACGCCAATGAATTCGCCATTGCCAGCCCATCTTGGCTCTACTCCAAGATAATGAAATATTTCGCAGACCGTTTCTCCTTGGGTTTTCATTGTTTCGAACCCCCACAGAATTACTCCAATTGTTTCAGGCAATTTTCCATTGTTCTCAGTTTTATATTGTTCGATGACCTGTTTGCCGATTAAGTTTCCTCGTTCAAAGGCAATTCGAGTAGGGATGAGGTCGGGGTTGAATTGATAGATGTTTCTTCCTGTAGGTATTACTGAGGGACTTCTGACAGGATCGCCTCCAACTCCCGGCTTGATGTATTTTCCTGAAAATGTTGCAAGAAGACTTTCTATTTCAAAGTTGTTTGAAAGATTTGAAGCAATTTCTTTTGCAAATTTCAATGTTTTTTCAAATTCCTTTAAATATTGGGAAGATATTTTGGTTTTTAACACCTTCTTCACTATTTTCTTGGCAGAAGGGGATTTTGAATTGAGATAATCTGAGAGAATTTTTCTTCCCTTATCTTCAATTTCCTCAAGGACGACTCCCAATGGTCTTCCATCGTTGCCGATTTTTGAAGGTTTATTACGCGCTTCTTCCCAGTCGATTCCTTCAGATTCTGCTGTAAGACGAAGTAGGGAGCGTGTTTCTCCTTTGTCGAATCGTACTATCCCCATAACATAGTCTATCAATTCGTCTCCTTTGAAGGAATTTCCAAGCACATGGACTCCTTTTGTCATCAATGTACCTTTCATTTCATTGAGAGAGTCATAAAGCGAGCTTACATCAACATCCTCTGCTTCAATGTCTATCAGGTTTTCTTCTTTTGCCATTTCAAGAATTTTTTCTTTTATGCTTTTTGCCTGTGCCGGACTTTGTTCTTTTTGTTGGAAATAGTTATGTATCTCAGTTTCTATTTCAAGAAGCCGCCCATAAAGATTTGAGACAATCATTGGGGGTGTCATATAGTCAACTGTAGTGGCATGGCTTCTTCTTCTTGCAATGGAGGATTCAGAGGGATTTGAGCAGGTATAGTAGTAAGCATGGGGCACATTGCCAATGAGGATGTCTGGATAACAATTTTCAGATAGGGCAACCTGCTTTCCCGGGAGAAATTCTAAAGTGCCATGTGTACCGAAATGAATGAGGAGGTCTGCCTGATATTCCTTTTGCAACCATAGATAATATGCAAGATACTGATGATGAGGTACTATGCCTGTATCGTGGTATGTTTTTGATGGGTCTTCGAAATAACCTCTTGGAGGTTGAAATCCGACAAATATTTTGCCAAAGGTAATTCCCGGTATGAGTATATATTCATCATCTGCCAATATTTTTCCGGGCGGTTCACCCCATTGTTCAATGATTTCTTTTCTATTTATTTCGGGCAATTCATTAAACCATTCAAGGTATTTGCTGACAGGTATCTTGAAAGCATTCTCTTTTATCTTTTGCAGACTTGTCCAATGGCTGAGGTTGACAATATTTTTTTTCACCATTAAACGGACAAATTCCTGCCGTGTTTTGGGATATCCACTTACATCGTATCCTTCCTTCTTCATCCTGTCGAATAAGCGGATTAGACTTTCGAATGTATCGAGGTTTCCTGCATTTCCAATATTGTCTTTTCCCGGCGGATAATTGAACAGAACAAATGCCAATTTCTTCTCATTGTTCTTCAAATTTCTAAGTTTTACCCAATTGATTGTCCTTTCAACGGCTTTTTCAACACGGTCTTCTATGGGCTGCATTATTCTGATGGTTTTTCCATCCTCTGAAAGGTCTTTGTGTCCTGATATAAGCACTCCTTCAATGAGTCCATCGAGTTCGGGAAGAATTGCTGTAATCGTTGTTTCAAGTGGAGCCATCCCCTCATTTTTTTCTTTCCATTCTTCAATTGTCGTATAGCCCATATTCAAATACTTGATGATTGGTACATTGATTTTTGAAGCTAAATTTATGAATGCTTCGTAATCTCCGCCTAAGGGTCCGCCCTCGATGCGAAAGAAGAGAAAACTTATGATGGCTTCAACGATTGATTTCCCATTTGAGAGAAAATGGCGCTCCATATTCTTCATATTTTCAGAGCCAGAGGTAAGTATTGTAATAGCGCCAAGCCCTCTTTTTTCAAGGGTTTCTATGACGGCTTCAAGGTCTGCGGTATCTTGTGTTTGGTATCGCTGGGTGTAAAAGAGGATTCCTACATATGGATTTTTGACTTTCGAAGTCAATTCGGTTTTTTTGATTAATCCTGATTTGGTATACCATTTCAGATATTCATCAACTGTGGCAAAAACCTTATCAGATTTAGGATGATAGATTGCTCCCTGCGGGATTTCTTCCGGTTCTTTGTAATCGACCTTATATCCATAATATTCGGCAAGGATAAAAAGAAAAAGATTTGTAATATTGTCTCTGCCACCTGCGAAAAAATATTTCCACGCTCTTATATAGTTTCCTGCATCTTTCCACTTACCGAATCTTAGCACTTTTAGGATAGTATTAGCCATTACAAGGAGTTTCCTTACTTCCATCGTGCTTTTGCTTGAATTCATCAGACCCCTCAATATCCCCACTGCTTTTGCAAGCATAGAATCCTTTTTATCCATTGAAAGTTTTGGGAGTTGAAATTTGCCCAACTTTGTGAGAGCAACCCCTCGCGGCATTGAGGCAAGGACGATATAGTTTTTGTTTTCTGTTCTGTTTCTTTCAAGAATATCGATTATCTCATCGTCGAAGACCATATTAACGATGACGGTATCTGCTTCTTTTACGCTTTTTTCAATTTTTTCCAGCTGTTCTTGAGGAAATTTTTGATGGCGAAGACAAAAGTAATAATCGAGTTTTACTTCACCTTTGAATTTTTTTTCTATGAAAGTTGAGGTTTCAGCAAGAGAGCGGCTAAATGTATAATCGCCAATAATAGCTGTGAAATGCATATTTATTCTCCATTTTATATGCTTAATTTCTCAAGAATTGTTCTTACTTTATCAAGCGAGGTTGCAAGCTCGTCCATTTCCTCATCACTAAGACGGCTGAATATGTTCAAAAGCTCTTCGCGCCGCTTCATCATAAATTCTTTTCTCATTTTTTTACCTTTTTCAGTAAGTTTTACTAAAACGATGCGGCGGTCATTTTCATCTCTTTTTCTTTCAACAAGATTTTCTTGGACAAGTTTATCAATGGCATCTGTCATACTCGGCAATGTAACGCCGGCGTTTTTTGCCAATTCCCCCATAGTAAAAGGACGATCTTCCGTAAATGCGGAAAGGGCTTTAATTTTGGACAAACTTAGGTCATAACTTAATTTGACTCCATTTAAAGATATAACCTTTTTTGTGAATTCGATAAAGAAATTCCTGACTTTTAGAATGTTTTCCTCAATTTTTTGAGCTCTTTTCATTTACTTCACCTCTTTATATTTAGAAAAAAAATATTTAGATATCTAAATATTAATACTTAAAATATTTTTGTCAAGTGCTTAAAAAAATTTTCTTTCCAAAATTTTAATTAATTTTGACATCTCAAAAAACGATATTAATAGAAATTTTCTAATTCTTGACTTTGCCGTCTGTTTGATTTTTTAAATTCTTAAGGAATCTGGATGGGGAATTTAAAATTATTTTTTACATTTAAAATCAGGCTCATATTTGCCCTTTCACTTTTAGCGCTTTTTTTGATTCATACACCCCTTAACAAGCAATTTGCAGTAGTTATATTTTTGGAGTTTATTGGTTATGGATTTGTTTGTAAAAAACTTTTTGATAAGCAATTTTCAAGAAAGCTCAAAAGCTTTCCCTATATTGCTGCTATCGTTGATGTTGTTTTAGTAAGCACACTTGTCTCATTTGCTACAGGAGGGATAAAACCTCTTTTT contains:
- the cadA gene encoding cadmium-translocating P-type ATPase produces the protein MHDISREAVIEGKIDHKHKESESFWTSEPEKIEPFFSPALSVILISLSFFLGGDKTSIGINLSLAACALSGLPIIKNSIRAIFEDKRLNAEFLVTLALFASIWVGEYLAGAIVVLMMNVGELLEDITIAKTGDAIRKLIEITPDYATVIRGGREITVSTEEVQKGELVIVKPGEKIPVDGIVERGFAEVDESAITGEALPVNKEEGNGVFSGTINKNGVIIVRATRVGSQTTLAKIIEMVKEAQSKKPPIERIADRFSGWFTPAILLFSAIVYLITGEILRAVSILVVACPCALVIATPTAVVAGIGNAARKGILIKGGAILENMGKLTSFVFDKTGTVTLGVARVDEIKSFSTFSEDAVLELAAIAEKHSTHSLANAILSKAEEKGLIITPPDKSKTIVGKGVKVISGNDEIIIGNPLMFKDENIELPEEVCKYIDTKANEGNTTVCVGFNGKLAGVISISDTIRKEVSETINDLKSLGAKSIVMLTGDRKESAKKISEGIGFDRVEAELLPEDKVLHITKMKETGEIVAMIGDGINDAPALALADVGIAMGTGGTDIAIESADIALVSDDISKVTEGIAIGKKTIQIIKQSLAISIVINALALYFASSGLLGPIGGAIVHNIGSFVVVGNSARLISYSFKK
- a CDS encoding magnesium chelatase; this translates as MNNKKKKATTENSSFSSKRTNFPFSAIVGQEKMKLALLLNAINPQIGGVLIRGERGTGKTIAVRGLTDVLPEIKVVKSCRFRCDPDEPAKMCSICREAIESGKKLEAVKQKMHIAELPVGATEDRVVGTLNIERAIKEGIKALETGILAEANRGILYIDNINLLDDHIMDVLLDSAAMGVNIVEREGVSISHPANFILVGTMNPEEGELRPQLHDRLAFHVEVKGISDINSRMLIAKRIREFEEDPILFKSRFEKQNKEITKKIISARKLLDKVKISEYFLRIIARMCIELDVDGHRPDIIITRGAKTKAAYDGRTEVTEDDVRLASELTLGFRMRRTPFEDAELSKGKFQQVLDYAKQMEEKAARGSKKKGKSSKKAEASIEHQ
- the bchD gene encoding magnesium chelatase ATPase subunit D, translated to MADMGKKIKTKRLLYPFSAMVGQENMKLALILNAINPKIGGVLIRGEKGTGKSTFVRALAEILPEIDIVEGCPFNCNPHIFTELCPNCKSAILEGKKLKITKQQIKVVDLPLGLTEDRLIGSLDIEQAVKFGKRVIEPGMLAEANQGILYVDEINLLDDHVVDVLLDAAASGVNTVEREGISFSHPSRFILIGTMNPEEGELRPQLLDRIALHVEVKALESVEERIKVTNLRNEFESNPEKFRKKYEKENRKLRKQIIDAQKLLKEISISDRMMLLVCKMCKELDVEGHRPENMILKTASALAAFESTKELTQSHIKKAGELILPFRIRSLPYGEETPNEEMIDQLVDELSQEMEDFMPPADSDTELEAADEQEETIEGQIHRIGTPVEIPKQMTKRKADRKMRSGSGKRIKSITSGRKGRYIKHTIPKEDISDIAFDATVRSAAPHQKRRREGTSVSHALIIKKEDIRKKVRQSKASALIVLLVDASGTMGAMDRMECAKGTVFSLLMDAYQSRDRVAMVAFRGNDAQVILPPTNGVELAKKLLTTLPTGGKTPLGLGLMKAMNLIKNEMKKDPTIIPLLVLLTDGRANIPIVPEADPMEEIKKLSEMIAAEGIYSVVIDTEVTKKMRFLNFSYGFAKDIADALAAKYYRIDQLNYQSLGSLITLEKQIAFKEAEKQNLLSVR
- a CDS encoding magnesium chelatase encodes the protein MNKRIQKVKRTLYPFVAIVGQEDMKLALSLNAANPSIGGVLIRGEKGTGKSTAVRALAEILPEISVVKGCPFNCSPNGDSGLCPKCTSLLEKGEKFSVEKRKMKVVDLPLGVTEDRLIGSLDIESAIKEGKRDLEPGILAEVNGGILYVDEINLLDDHVVDVLLDAATSGINVVEREGISFSHPSKFILVGTMNPEEGELRPQLLDRIAIHIDVEGLRNVDDRVNITLLRNEFEKDPIAFNKKYSKQSDNLRKKIIRASKNIKSVQVNENALKLVCRLCQELEVEGHRPDSMVMKTAITLAAFRGRKKLTISDIKKAAKFILTFRIKRIPFKSEDHHINIIDEVIDRLSKEKGMKIG
- the bchH gene encoding magnesium chelatase subunit H, with translation MHFTAIIGDYTFSRSLAETSTFIEKKFKGEVKLDYYFCLRHQKFPQEQLEKIEKSVKEADTVIVNMVFDDEIIDILERNRTENKNYIVLASMPRGVALTKLGKFQLPKLSMDKKDSMLAKAVGILRGLMNSSKSTMEVRKLLVMANTILKVLRFGKWKDAGNYIRAWKYFFAGGRDNITNLFLFILAEYYGYKVDYKEPEEIPQGAIYHPKSDKVFATVDEYLKWYTKSGLIKKTELTSKVKNPYVGILFYTQRYQTQDTADLEAVIETLEKRGLGAITILTSGSENMKNMERHFLSNGKSIVEAIISFLFFRIEGGPLGGDYEAFINLASKINVPIIKYLNMGYTTIEEWKEKNEGMAPLETTITAILPELDGLIEGVLISGHKDLSEDGKTIRIMQPIEDRVEKAVERTINWVKLRNLKNNEKKLAFVLFNYPPGKDNIGNAGNLDTFESLIRLFDRMKKEGYDVSGYPKTRQEFVRLMVKKNIVNLSHWTSLQKIKENAFKIPVSKYLEWFNELPEINRKEIIEQWGEPPGKILADDEYILIPGITFGKIFVGFQPPRGYFEDPSKTYHDTGIVPHHQYLAYYLWLQKEYQADLLIHFGTHGTLEFLPGKQVALSENCYPDILIGNVPHAYYYTCSNPSESSIARRRSHATTVDYMTPPMIVSNLYGRLLEIETEIHNYFQQKEQSPAQAKSIKEKILEMAKEENLIDIEAEDVDVSSLYDSLNEMKGTLMTKGVHVLGNSFKGDELIDYVMGIVRFDKGETRSLLRLTAESEGIDWEEARNKPSKIGNDGRPLGVVLEEIEDKGRKILSDYLNSKSPSAKKIVKKVLKTKISSQYLKEFEKTLKFAKEIASNLSNNFEIESLLATFSGKYIKPGVGGDPVRSPSVIPTGRNIYQFNPDLIPTRIAFERGNLIGKQVIEQYKTENNGKLPETIGVILWGFETMKTQGETVCEIFHYLGVEPRWAGNGEFIGVKPIPLDKLGRPRLDVAVEICGIFRDTFPVLLKIIDRAFNLVADLDEPHSKNFVKKHSDEIRKVLVDKGVPKSEADALSRARIFGPSATNYGTDVTQLIETAEWEESDEIANLHIAKMSHIYGDSYYAVSNTDTFREVLDKVDVVAQVRSSDEYGMADLDHYYEFLGGMAKSVENVKRRSGKKAKSKPTVLVADTTKDRISTKNIKSTLEYEAKTKLFNPKWIEGQISSGYRGVKNISKRVEHLVGWSATAESVDNWVWSQVAEKYLFDEKVRKSMMKENIWAVEHQLNRLMEAFNRGIWDATEEEIEKLKKIYLEIESEIEEQEE
- a CDS encoding MarR family transcriptional regulator, which codes for MKRAQKIEENILKVRNFFIEFTKKVISLNGVKLSYDLSLSKIKALSAFTEDRPFTMGELAKNAGVTLPSMTDAIDKLVQENLVERKRDENDRRIVLVKLTEKGKKMRKEFMMKRREELLNIFSRLSDEEMDELATSLDKVRTILEKLSI